TGCAGGCTATAAAGCCAGACCCCAGGTGTCAGTGCAGTTCAGAAAGCAACTAGCACAGCCATGCCCTGGCCAGGACCCATGACACAGCGATGCTCTCAGATGCTGCTGATGTTACAGCTGTTGTTGGGGGCACCCTGGGGGGGCACCCTGACTCTGCACGGTGAGAACCTTCTGGGGTTCCTGGGACCCTCGGACAAGCACTCTGATCCGGATGACTCCAGTTTCCAGGAGTTGCAGAAACGCCACCAGGACCTTCAGAGCACCAGTTAGACAAGGAGAGCCAGGAGGAGCTGGGCCCCAACCTCGTCCAAAAGCACAGGTGAGCTCTGAGACCTCCACCCCCAGGACAGCCCCcatgtctattttctttttctttaaagatgttCTTATTTgggggccaggcttggtggctcgtgcctgtaatcccagcactttgggaggccgaggcaggcagatcacctgagatcaggagttcgagaccagactggccaacatgacagggtgataccccatctctacaacaaatacaaaaattacccgggcatggtggcacacgcctgtaatcccagctactagggaggctgaagcaggagaattgcttgaacccgggaggcggagattgtagtgagttgagatcgcacagctgcactccagcctgggcaacagagcgagactccaatccaaaaaaaaaaaaaaattcccctagGACAGGGCTGTGGCTGAGACCCTGAGGGCTGGAGGCTTGGCTGGCCTTGCACAGCAGCGGGTACatgctggggtggggagaggcctGGAGACCCTGTGACTCCACTGGGGGCCTTGCTGTGTGACCCCCACAGTGAGTCCTTGTGTCTCTTGCCCACGCATGCTTGTCACATGcagacacccacacacacccactatCTGCTAGACAGAGCAGCCCTTCCTCTCTGCAGCCAGGAAGTTGGACATAGGCACAAGGGCTGAcgcctgaggccaggaatccTGAGCATTAGGAGAAGGTCTGGGAACCCCAGGGGGAAGGGTGTTCCTGGGGCATCCCCTGCCCCTCTACCATCTGGTGGCTGGACTCCACACCAGCCTGCCCTGCTCTAAAACCCCAGCTCCTCAGTTCTGTGCCACCTCCTCTCTGGGCCCAGACAAGAGCAGATTCATCCCTGCCCCAAAGGAACCACCAGTCTTGGGTCAGCAGAGCTGGGCAGACACTTCCAGTGCCATGGGGCTGTAACTGTGATTACAGGTCTGTTGCTCCATGCACTCGGCAAGTCAACAGCTGAGAAACCAGGTTGCAACATGGAAAGAGTTTTAATCCgaccggtgtggtggctcacgcctgtaatcccagcactttgggaggctgaggcgggtggatcatctgaggccagcagttcaagatcagcctggccaaccaggtgaaacctcatctctactaaaaatacaaaaattagcccggcatgatggtgcacacctgtaatcccagctacttaggaggctgaggcaggagaatcaattgaacccgggaggcggaggttgcagtgagccaagatcatgccacagcactccagcctgggcgatagagcgagagaCTGTCtcggaagaaaaaaaaaaaaaaaaggctgggtgcagtggctcatgcctgtaatccccacactttggaggcagaggccgatggatgacttgaggtcaagagttcgagacctgcctggccaacatggtgaatcaccgtctctactaaaaacacaaaaattagccaggtgtggtggcgcacgattgtaatcccagctactcaggaggctgaggcaggaggcggaggttgcagtgagacgagattgtgccactgcactccaacctgggggacagagggaaactccatctcaaaaaaaaaaaaaaaaaagaggtttaatcctAGGGCCACCCAATGAGGAGATAGGAGGGAACCTCAAATCCATTTCCAGGAGGAGGAGTTTGGGgccatataaatgtatatatacatatatatatattttttaagatggagtcggccggcctcagtggctcacacctgtaatcccagcactttgggaggccgaggcaggcggatcacaaggtcaggagatcaagaccatcgtggctaacacggtgaaaccccatctctactaaaaatacaaaaaaaaaattagccaggtgtggtggcgggtgcttgtagtcccagctactcgggaggctgaggcaggagaatggcatgaacctgggagctggagcttgcaggttggagtgcaatggcatgatctcagctcactgcaacctccgcctcctgggttcaagcgattctcctgcctcaggctcccaagcagctaggattacaggcatgtgccaccacgaccggttaatttctgaaattttttagtagagacagggtttcatcgtgttggtcaggctggtctcgaactcctgaccttaggcgatccacctgacttggcctcccaaagtgctgggattacaggtgtgagccactgcacctggccaggggcTAGAGTTTTAGTTTTTAAGGGTTTTGGAGTAGGCTGAAGTGTGGAGGTCATTGCTTGGTGAAAGAGTGCAGTAGGTGAAGTCACGGACAGTAAGAAACTGTATTCTCATGCGAATTCCGTTCCTCTATGGGGTCTTCACACTGGTGGGTGTCGTTGGTTAAGGATTTCAAAAACATCTtaagaaattctttaaaaaagtcttatgaTTCTAAGGTCGGAAATCACATTTATAGCAAATGGTCGGTATCAGGTGCTACAAACAACTTGCGGTCACAAGGAAGTGGGTCAAAATGCAGcctgattaatgcttaattataactaaatttctgtccagaattctttttttttgagacagagttttgctcttgttgcccaggctgaagtgcaatggtgaaaactcggctcactgcaacctccgccccctgggttcaagcgattctcttgcctcagcctcccgagtagctgggattacaggcatgtaatcccaccaccaagcccggctaattttgtatatttagtaaagacagggtttctccatgttggtcaggctagtctagaactcctgacgtcaggtgatccacgtgcctcggcctcccaaagtgctgggattacaggcgtgagccaccgggcctggtgcagaatgcttttttttagagacaaggtattgccatcttgcccagacttgtctcgaactcctgggctcaagtaatccacccacctcagcctcccaaagtgctgagattattgacataagccaccatgcctggcccccaggatTATGAATCCTGTGAGGATGGCTTCAAGGTGAGCGCTGAGCCAGACAAAAGGATGGGGTTTGGGAGCACCCTGCTTAGACTGGAAAGATAATGTTGGAGAAGACTTCCTGGAAGAGGGGCTTTTTGGGTAGAGCtttgaagaatgagtaggagtTCTCCAGAGGAGGATGAGTAACTGCAATAACACCCAGTTTATCAAGCGCCTCCTATGTGTCTGGCCCTGTGCTTTACCCCTCATTTGACCACCTCTCCGGTGAGAGTCTCAGTCCCTTTTTTCCCAGTGAGGAAACAGGCATGGCAGAGAGGAATGACACATCAAGTTTGCCCTTCCTGGCTCCATCTAGCCcgttctcctctccttcctttgtttttcacCATCTTTAGCCTTTGACCCCAaccaaaaagagaagagaggaaatccCATGGGCATAGACAGCCACCTCTTAAACTCCTGTCTGGAATTTTTCACATAGTAacaatgtctttttttcctccaaaaagactcccaggctggaatggtgTCCTCATATCGAGGAAGAGGATACTGAGGCCCAGAAACGTGCCCCAGCTTTACTAAGAGCGCCCCCACCTAAAGATCCTCCCCCTAAATACACCCCCAGACCTCGCCCAGCTGTGGTCATTGGAGTGTTTACTCTGCAGGCAGGGGGAGGAGGGCGGGACTGAGCAGGCGGAGACGGACAAAGTCCGGGGACTATAAAGGCCGGTCCGGCAGCATCTGGTCAGTCCCAGCTCAGAGCCGCAACGAGCACAGCCATGCCCAGGCAAGAACTCAGGACGCTGAATGGCTTTCAGATGCTCCTGGTGTTGCTGGTGCTCTCGTGGCCGCCGCATGGGGGCGCCCTGTCTCTGGCCGAGGCGAGCCGCGCAAGTTTCCCGGGACCCTCAGATTTGCACTCCGAAGACTCCAGATTCCGAGAGTTGCGGAAACGCTACGAGGACCTGCTGACCAGGCTGCGGGCCAACCAGAGCTGGGAAGATTCGAACACCGACCTCGTCCCGGCCCCTGCAGTCCGGATACTCACTCCAGAAGGTAAGTGAATCTTAGAGATCCCCTCCCACCCGCCAAGCAGCCCCCATATCTAACCAGGGATTCCTCTTGTCTTGAAAAGCCCAGACCTACCTTTGGGCCTCAGTTGCCCCATCTGTGCCCTGGGTAGGAACATCCTGGGTAGGAACATCCTGGATCCCCTTGGGTCTGATGGGGTAGCTGATGCCTGATTTGCACCCACAACGTGGGAGGTTATAACCCGTCCCCAAAttgcaaatggggaaactgaggtacagggcTGCCAGGAACCCTCCTGAATGTGCACAGCACCTGGGAAAACCAGGGACGGGGTCGGGCATGCGGTGTGGGCATGGTCCCTGACCTGGGCTGGGGCCAGGATTCAAGAGAAACAGTGGGGGTGTGGTGCATGGATAGAGGTTTGTGATGGGCAGAGCCAGCTGGAGCTGGTTCTGAATCTGATGAAATCGCTTGTCAAGGCACTGCTAAAGTCACATGCAACAAGCGACTTGTTAGGGGAGGAGGAGAGTATTTTCTCCATCTCTGTGCCCTCCATGGAGGCTCCAAGGGTGCAGGGCACCGGATGAGGTCTGGGCTGCGGTGGGACCCAGGAGGGGGCAGGCAGAGGGGCACACTCTTAGCCCGCCCTAAACCCATCTGTGCCGTGTGACTCCAGGCAAACCTCTCACCCTTGCTGAGCCTAGCAACTAGGTTAAGGCACCCTCAAACCCCAGTCTCCCCAGTCTCCCTAACACTTGTACCAGCCTGAGGGGCTGTGATTCCTAGAGGCTCAGTAGTCTGGAATGTGATGGGTTTGGCACTCTTCATTTCTCgggattacacctgtaatcccagcactttgggaggctaagatgggagcatcgcttgaggccagaacattgcagcctgggcaatatagcgagaacccatctctaccaaaaatgtttaaaaaaaaaaatagccagccatgatagtgtgtgcctgtagtctcagttattcaggaggctgaggcgggaggatcacttgaatccaggagattgaggctgcactgagccgtgagtgccccactgcgctccagcctgggtaacagcaagactataataaataaataagtgaagcaAGTAAGTTTTTGACTGCCAGAAGAAAAGCAGAGTCATGGTTGGAATCTCAGGCTGTCTGAATATCAGATATACATTAATTCCTTCAAGTATTTACTAAGCACCTATTGTGTGTCAGGCACAGTGTCAACCAAGCTAAGATTCTAAGTAGGGAATATGAATGATacacaaggaaataaaataggGTGCTTCCTATTTTAGGCAGgctggaaggaagaggaggagccagCCATGCTGAGATTCAGGAGATTCAGGGGGagaaatgtcctttttttttttttttttttttttgagagggagtcttcctctgttgcccaggctggagtgcagtggcacgatcttggctcactgcaacctccaccgccccgATTCAAgcctttcttctgcctcagcctcccgagtagctgggatcacaggcgccagccaccacgcccagctaattttttggtatttttagtagaagcgggcgtttcaccatattggccacatattggcctggctggtcttgaactccagacctcaagtgatccgcctgcatcggcctcccaaagtgctgggattacaggcgtgagccaccgcgcccgcacGGAGAAATGCTCTTGGTAGGGGAAATAACTTGTGCAAAGGCGCCGGCGCCGTGCTGAGATCCAGCTTGGCGTGTTAGGGGAAATGGGCACCCCCGTTCCTGGAAAACGGTAGGCCTGTGGGTGACCAGCTTCCCTATCTGTCTTCCCACAGTGCGGCTGGGATCTGGCGGCCACCTGCACCTGCGTATCTCTCGGGCCGCCCTTCCCGAGGGGCTCCCCGAGGCCTCCCGCCTTCACCGGGCTCTGTTCCGGCTGTCTCCGACGGCCTCAAGGTCGTGGGACGTGACACGACTGCTGCGGCGTCAGCTCAGCCTTGCAAGACCCCAGGCGCCCGCGCTGCACCTGCGACTGTCGCCGCCGCCGTCGCAGTCGGACCAACTGCTGGCAGAATCTTCGTCAGCACGGCCCCAGCTGGAGTTGCACTTGCGGCCGCGAGCCGCCAGGGGGCGCCGCAGAGCGCGTGCGCGCAACGGGGACCACTGTCCGCTCGGGCCCGGGCGCTGCTGCCGTCTGCACACGGTCCGCGCGTCGCTGGAAGACCTGGGCTGGGCCGATTGGGTGCTTTCGCCACGGGAGGTGCAAGTGACCATGTGCATCGGCGCGTGCCCGAGCCAGTTCCGGGCGGCAAACATGCACGCGCAGATCAAGACGAGCCTGCACCGCCTGAAGCCCGACACGGTGCCAGCGCCCTGCTGCGTGCCCGCCAGCTACAATCCCATGGTGCTCATTCAAAAGACCGACACCGGGGTGTCGCTCCAGACCTATGACGACTTGTTAGCCAAAGACTGCCACTGCATATGAGCAGCCCTGGTCCTTCCACTGTGCACCTGCGCGGGGGACGCGACCTCAGTTGTCCTGGCCTGTGGAATGGGCTCAAGGGTCCTGAGACACCCGATTCCTGCCCAAACAGCTGTATTTATATGtctgttatttattattaatttattgggGTGACCTTCTTGGGAACTGGGGGGCTTGTCTGATGgaactatgtatttatttaaaactctGGTGATAAAAATAAAGCTGTCTGAAGTGCTCCCTGTGGTGTCCAGGATAAGGGAAGGTGACCTTGAGAAGATCCTCCTCTCCCTGACCTCAGTTTCTCTAGGAGACCTGGGAGAGGGTAAGTTGAAAGGCTCAAGGAATGAGTGGCAAGGTGTTCTCGGAGATGCCAAGCCATTGGAAGGTGCTTATGACACCTGTGAGCTCCAAGGGCAGCCTTGGCCATTCCTGactctctgtctctatttctctatctccctatttctgtttcttttttcttttccttttttttagacggagtctcactctgttgcccaggccggagtgcagtggcacactcacagctcactgcagcctcaaccacccgggctcaattgatccttccacctcagccacctgagtagctgggactacaagcgcatgccatcatgcccagctaatttttgtattttttttagagaatcagtttcgccatgttgtccaggctggtatttCTGTTTTGGAAACAGCTGAGACCTCACACCCTGTTAAGTCTCAGCTTCTCTCCATCTTTCCTCATTCCTCAGAACTTCTctctttgggggctgaggcagaggatctgTCTCTATCTTTGTCTCTATCACCATCCTGTTGTCTCTCCCCACTTGGGAGTCACCTTTCCGAACACAGGCAGCTCAGAGCCAAGTCTATCTGCAACCAAGTGCCTTGTTTTGTGGCACTGTCCCCAACCTGAGGGGTGAGTCCCATCATCCCTCCTGTTTGTGGCACTTCCATGTTAGTGACACCTCATTCTTTCATATGTAAAGAGCAGGGAGAAACAAATAAGTTGTGAAGAATATTTTCATGCACACCATGTCTCCCAGGTTGTATATACTTCCTGTTTAGGATCTTGGAATTCCCAGGTGTGCTGAGtccagccccctccccacaccaaaCTGCCTGCCCACCCTGAATCTCTGAGAGGAATGGCGATGGGTGTCTTGGGGGACAGAGTACCCACTTCCAGCAGTGAGGTGTATCTGCTGGGAATGCCACCACCCACAGGCCAACCTGAATGACTGCAGGTTCCCCTTAACGTATTCAGTGAGTGCCCACTTTATGCCAGGCCCCAGACACAGCTGTAAGAAGACACACAAGAACCACCCCACTTTGCAGAGCTTGGTTGAGTGAAGGGGACAAATGAGTAAATCCTAAGAAAGTAGTTGATTGCAGTAAGATTTGTGCTGGGGATTCAACCCATCAGTTCATTAGTGAACAGAGGCAGAGGCGATCTAGATAGTTGGATGGGGAGGCCTCCCTGGGGAGGtcacatttgagctgagacctggaggaagaaaaggagtcaGGGAGCGGGTAGTTGAGGGTGGACATTGCAAGTAAATacaaacagcaagtgcaaaggccctgagacaggAGCAGGCTCACTTCAGTCACAGCAAAGCTGTTGAAAATGGGCACCTAGGAGGCTTCAAAATTAAACTCAATACCAAAAGGCAGCAGATGGCGTCACTGAGTCTTTCCCCAAACAACAGCTGTTGCCTTTGCAAGGTATAGGGCTGGGCCTGTGCCTTCTCTGTGCTTCTCCAAGCTCTTGCACAAGTTGGTCCACCCAGCCAGCATGCCCTTTCCTCTCCAATTCTCAAACTCCTACGCATCCTTCAAAACCCACTGCAGATACCCCTCTTACATGCAGCCTTATTCAAACTCATTCAATTGTCTCCATGTGGGGACTGTGCTCCCATTCTTCCCTTTGGCCCAGGCTTGATCTCCCAGGACTGAGGGTACTTGTCTCTAGTTCTATCTCCCCCAGATTGGAGGACTGGGCTGGGACCAGCTGATAGGAAACCCAGCTGAGGCATGAGCCTGAAAAAACTCTTGAAATACAGACATCTGTGAGTCATGAACTCTGCCTGAGAGAAACCAGGGACAGCTTCTCAGAGGAGGTGGCATTGCACAAGGGTCTTGAAGGATTTTCTCAGAATATTAGAGCTaaagcaatatatatatttttattttgggggtggTGTGGGCTGCTCTGGAGGCCGAGCCTGGAGATCAGGGACCTGGGAAGGGGCCCTGAGAGGGGCAGAAGGGAGgaatgtggctgggcacggtggccaagcctgtaatcccagcacttcaggaggccaaggcaggcagatcgcttgaggtcattagttcaagaccagcctggccaacatggtgaaaccctgtctctattacaaatacaaaaattagctgggcgtggtggcgggtgctgtaatcccagctactcgggaggctgaggcaggagaatcgcttgaacccgggaggcaggtgttgcagtgagctgagattgcaccactgcactccagcctgggtgacagagtgagacttggtttcaaaaacaaacaaacaaaaaaacgacaaaaaaaaaaaaaaaacagggattgGAGGTGGGGAGCAATTTGGGAGTCTCAGATGGAGACTTGGTCTTAGAACTCAGAAATCCCCACCTTGAGGAACCCACTCACCCTGAGCCAGAAGCCTCATCAGCCtcaaagcatttattgagcactgccTGTACATCCACAGGAGGGTGACGACAGGATTGACACAGTGACCCTCCTGTCCCCTTGTTGGGGgtctctcctcttccccctctAGGGGCTGAGGGGGCTGAGGAGCGGCACGGGGGATAGGGAGGGAGCAGCAGAGCTTCCTGGGGCCTCAAGGACAATACTTTCCTGTCCCCATTcttcagatggggaaactgaggccaggcagGAGTTAGGATGCCCTGAGTGACCCAGCAGGGACTGAAGGGGTTCTGGGTGGAGGTTGCGACATCTTAGGCTCAGTGCCCGGGGATCACGTACTCCTCTTCATCCATCGGGGCCTGGCCCAGTGACTGCAGGTTACAGTAGACAGGCTGGGAAGCCAGGTCGATGTCCTTGTAGTTCATGTAAAAGTCATTGTCCTCTGAAGGGTGAGCCCTGGGGGGACAGACAGACCAGGGTAAGTGTGGGAGGGGGAGGACTCAGGGGACAGGCGCATGAGCTTTGAGAAAGTTCAGAGTGGGCCAGGTGCtctggttcacgcctgtaatccagcactttgggaggctgaggtgggtggatcacctgagatcaggagttcaagaccagcctggacaacatgatgaaacctcgtctctattaaaaatacaaaaattagccaggcatggtggcacatgcctgtagtcccagctactcgggaggctgaggcaggagaatcacttgaacccaggaggtagaggttgtagtgagccgagatcgtgccattgcactccagcctgggagacagcaagaccatctcagaaagaaaaaaaaaaaagaaagcttcagagTGGCTCAGTCCACTGCGAATATTTACATATGGGGAAACTGTGGCACGGGCTAGTGTTCTGACTCCCAGCCAGCCCCACCTCTctgaggaggctgggggagggcagtGATTTAGGGAAGGTTCTGTGGGTGTAACGCTGCGGTCTGAGGACCCTGAaccctttttccttccttaaaaATGAGatagtggccaggcgtggtgactcacgcctgtaatcccagcactttgggaggccaaggcagaaggtctgcctgaggccaggagtttgagaccatcctgggcaacatggtgagaccccatctctatgaaaaattaaaaaattattcaggcgtggtgacgtgtgcctggagtcccatctactcgggaggctgaggtgggaggatcgcttgagcccaggaggtcgagcctACAGTGAGCcgttatcacaccactgcactgcagcctggatgacagagggagaccccgtctcaaaaaaaacagaaattgaggTAGCTGTTCATTATTAcattaaaatctaaatttttgtttcctcttgaAAAATCGGAAGCTCTGGCCACGTCAGTCATGTGCACACAAGTGGCTGCACCCACACTCTGTGCTCCTTCCGATGGGAAATGCTTTCACCACAGAAGCAACTGACTTTGTGGCCCTCATATATAAAAGcaagtctctgagcctcagtttctgcatctataGAATTGGTCAAGGAGCAGGGAGCTACTTAGGAATATTTGTTATGGTCAGCAAGACCTCCAGAGAACTTTCCTGCCTCCTGAACATTCTAATTCCGACCCAGCTCCTCTTGTAAAAAGGGCCaccgggccaggtgcggtggctcatgcctataatccaagcactttgggaggccaaggcgggcagatcacctgaggtcgggagttcaagaccagcctggccaacatggcaacaccccgtctctactaaaattagccgggtgtgatggtgggcacctgtaatcccagctactcgggaggctgaggcaggaggcaggagaatcacttgaacctgggaggtgaaggttgtagtgagccgagatcatgccattgcactctagcctgggtgacagagcaggaaaaaaaaaagacaaaagggcTACTTTGGGTTATACTCTAGTATGAATTGCCCACCAACCCCTAAGTGGTTGTAGGGGGACAAACAGGACTGGGACGCAGGGTTTGTGTCCTGTCTTTTTTGACTggttatgtgaccttggacaagtcattttcCTGCCTCCCAGAGCCTCCATGTCTGTAACTGTAAGACGCAGGGTGGAAATGACACAGTCAATTCTAAACACAGTGTTTCTGGAGGCCAGTACATAAAGGAGGCTGATCCGGAAGCCTCGGGGAcagggaggccaagatggacatCAGAGCACAGGCTGCTTTTGTGAGTCCAGTGTCTTCAACACCCTGCCTCAGACCATTTCTGCTTTTGAGCCATGTTTACATCTGCTTTgcatattttctcctttctcaccAACAGCCTTCCGATAGCCTCCCCACCTCCTGGCACGGACTCTGCTGCCCAAACACAGCCATGGCCGTGGCCCCTTCCTGCTTGGTCCTCCCTGTTCCTCTCAGGCCTCAGCTTTCAAGTCATCCCTTCTCAAAAACCATTCACAGCAAATTCTCTGTTCTTTCCCACCTCTGGGTCTCTGCCCCTGAGGGTCCCACCCCTTGAAATTCCctccattcccttttccaacctagaaaagcttttcttttcttttttttttttctttctttcttttttttttttttttttgagacggagtctcgctctgtcacccaggctggggtgcagtggtgcgatctgggcccactgcaacctccacctcctgggttcaagtgattcttcctgcctcagcctcccaagtagctgggattacatgcacccaccaccatgcccggctaatttttgtatttttagtagagacagggtttcaccatattggccaggctggtctcgaactcctgacctcgtgatcctcctgcctcggcctcccaaagtgttgggattacaggcatgagccaccgtgcctggcctaatttttgtattttttagtagagacagggtttcaccatgttggtcaggctggtcttgaggtcctgaccacaggtgatctgaccgccttggcctcgaaaagtgctgggattataggcatgagctaccgcaccccaC
This portion of the Pongo abelii isolate AG06213 chromosome 20, NHGRI_mPonAbe1-v2.0_pri, whole genome shotgun sequence genome encodes:
- the GDF15 gene encoding growth/differentiation factor 15, with the translated sequence MPRQELRTLNGFQMLLVLLVLSWPPHGGALSLAEASRASFPGPSDLHSEDSRFRELRKRYEDLLTRLRANQSWEDSNTDLVPAPAVRILTPEVRLGSGGHLHLRISRAALPEGLPEASRLHRALFRLSPTASRSWDVTRLLRRQLSLARPQAPALHLRLSPPPSQSDQLLAESSSARPQLELHLRPRAARGRRRARARNGDHCPLGPGRCCRLHTVRASLEDLGWADWVLSPREVQVTMCIGACPSQFRAANMHAQIKTSLHRLKPDTVPAPCCVPASYNPMVLIQKTDTGVSLQTYDDLLAKDCHCI